One genomic region from Streptomyces sp. NBC_01304 encodes:
- a CDS encoding HpcH/HpaI aldolase/citrate lyase family protein, producing the protein MLLTWLYVPGDRPDVVAKALTAGADAVIVDLEDAVAPDRKEYAREATAELLADRPSVPVHVRVNALDGPLAEPDILALTGLPGLAGLRLPKVVSPDQVARVAELADSPPLYALLESALGIERAYAIASAHSALRGLSLGEADLGADLGVTAPDPGLDWARARVVCAARAAGLAPPAQSVFPDVRDLSGLASSCARGRALGFLGRAAIHPRQLPVIEQAYLPSASEVAAAEEVVKAAACDAGALALPDGRFVDAAVVAGARRTLALAQRL; encoded by the coding sequence GTGCTCCTGACGTGGCTGTACGTTCCCGGGGACCGCCCCGATGTGGTGGCCAAGGCCCTGACCGCGGGCGCGGACGCGGTGATCGTCGACCTGGAGGACGCGGTCGCCCCGGACCGCAAGGAATACGCCCGCGAGGCGACCGCCGAGCTGCTCGCCGACCGCCCCTCGGTCCCGGTGCACGTACGCGTCAACGCCCTGGACGGCCCGCTCGCGGAGCCCGACATCCTGGCCCTCACGGGTCTGCCGGGCCTGGCGGGCCTGCGCCTGCCGAAGGTCGTGTCGCCGGATCAGGTGGCCAGGGTGGCCGAGCTGGCCGACTCCCCTCCCCTGTACGCGCTCCTCGAATCAGCCCTCGGCATCGAGCGGGCGTACGCGATCGCCTCGGCGCACTCCGCGCTGCGGGGCCTGTCCCTGGGCGAGGCGGACCTCGGGGCGGACCTCGGGGTCACGGCGCCCGACCCCGGCCTGGACTGGGCCCGCGCCCGGGTGGTGTGCGCGGCCCGCGCGGCGGGTCTGGCTCCGCCGGCGCAGTCGGTGTTCCCGGACGTCCGGGACCTGTCGGGGCTCGCGTCGTCCTGCGCCCGGGGGCGTGCGCTCGGGTTCCTGGGCCGGGCGGCGATCCATCCCCGGCAGCTGCCGGTGATCGAGCAGGCGTACCTCCCTTCGGCCTCGGAGGTCGCGGCGGCGGAGGAGGTGGTCAAGGCCGCGGCCTGCGATGCGGGCGCGTTGGCCTTGCCCGACGGCCGCTTCGTCGACGCGGCGGTGGTGGCAGGCGCCCGTCGCACGCTGGCGCTGGCACAACGGCTTTGA
- a CDS encoding CaiB/BaiF CoA transferase family protein has product MTALAGLRVLDLATLFAGPLAATMLGDFGAEVIKVEHPRKPDPSRGHGPAKDGVGLWWKLLGRNKRTITLDLSTKGGQDTLLRLATTADVIIENFRPGTLEKWNLGWEELSAANPRLVLARVTGFGQFGPYSHRPGFGTLAEAMSGFAAITGEPEGPPTLPPFGLADSIAGLATAYAVMTALNARHSTGYGQVVDMAIIEPILTVLGPQPLWYDQLGFVQPRTGNRSTNNAPRNTYRTRDGKWVAVSTSAQSIAERVMHLVGRPELITEPWFATGVERAAHADVLDEAVGGWIARHTQGEVIAAFEKAQAAVAPIHDVRDVMTDPQYAALDTLTTVADPELGDLRMQNVLFRLTETPGAIRWAGRPHGADTEAVLTELGLTEGEIAALRTEGAA; this is encoded by the coding sequence ATGACCGCCCTCGCCGGACTCCGCGTCCTGGACCTCGCCACCCTCTTCGCCGGCCCCCTCGCCGCCACCATGCTGGGCGACTTCGGCGCGGAGGTCATCAAGGTCGAGCACCCCCGAAAGCCCGACCCGTCCCGGGGCCACGGCCCCGCCAAGGACGGCGTCGGCCTGTGGTGGAAGCTGCTCGGCCGCAACAAACGCACGATCACCCTCGACCTGTCGACGAAGGGCGGGCAGGACACCCTCCTCCGCCTCGCCACGACCGCCGACGTGATCATCGAGAACTTCCGCCCGGGCACCCTGGAGAAGTGGAACCTCGGCTGGGAGGAACTGAGCGCGGCCAACCCCCGCCTGGTCCTGGCCAGAGTCACCGGCTTCGGCCAGTTCGGCCCGTACTCCCACCGTCCCGGCTTCGGCACCCTCGCGGAGGCGATGAGCGGTTTCGCCGCGATCACCGGCGAGCCCGAAGGCCCGCCCACGCTCCCGCCGTTCGGCCTCGCCGACTCGATCGCGGGCCTGGCGACGGCGTACGCGGTGATGACCGCCCTCAACGCCCGTCACAGCACCGGCTACGGCCAGGTCGTCGACATGGCGATCATCGAGCCGATCCTCACGGTGCTCGGCCCGCAGCCGCTCTGGTACGACCAACTCGGCTTCGTACAGCCGCGTACCGGAAACCGCTCCACCAACAACGCTCCCCGCAACACCTACCGCACCCGCGACGGCAAGTGGGTCGCCGTCTCCACCTCCGCGCAGTCCATCGCGGAACGCGTGATGCACCTGGTCGGCCGCCCCGAACTGATCACCGAGCCCTGGTTCGCGACGGGCGTGGAGCGGGCCGCGCACGCCGACGTCCTGGACGAGGCGGTCGGCGGCTGGATCGCCCGGCACACCCAGGGCGAGGTGATCGCGGCCTTCGAGAAGGCACAGGCGGCCGTGGCGCCCATCCATGACGTACGGGACGTCATGACCGACCCCCAGTACGCGGCCCTGGACACCCTCACCACCGTCGCCGACCCCGAACTGGGCGACCTGCGCATGCAGAACGTCCTCTTCCGCCTCACCGAAACCCCCGGCGCCATCCGCTGGGCGGGCCGCCCGCACGGCGCCGACACCGAGGCCGTCCTCACCGAACTCGGCCTGACCGAAGGGGAGATCGCGGCCCTGCGGACGGAGGGAGCGGCGTGA
- a CDS encoding ADP-ribosylglycohydrolase family protein has protein sequence MSCLSGTPTEPLRLTWIQPEDLIGHELRQAAQEGRDVSWAEERWLAAGGHLAPARAGVSPANPATGSALRQLALQLLDELSPFTPSPGLPTSPNATPPTHLAPGFPTHPNNELSPSTPTPEPPTNPDPTPPTHPTPALPTRPAPGLPSRPDAASSTHPDPELPTHPGFDHSARPAFEDRGRRPIRGLGAKPQASQNFGKGRGGEEDLQHRLHASWLGRAAGCLLGKPVEKLPLQGIRQIAQATGNWPLTTYFTARGLPDELHTTYPWNRRSATTSLAENIDGMPEDDDLNYPLLNLLLLQRHGRHFRTTDVAKLWLDELPAGRTFTAERIAYRNLLQGLEPPHTARHHNPFREWIGALIRADIHGWTNPGAPAEAAEQAARDAELTHTANGVYGAMFAAAAIAEAATGSADVHQALQAGLAEIPPDSRLARAIRHAIQLAGQHRDFTTVVDVLHETHGDYHWVHVIPNAALLAAALTHADGDFSGSLTRAVSGGWDTDSNGATAGSLAGLLAGHPDALGEQWTAPLKNRLATSVADFDGIGFDTLAQLTLREALRP, from the coding sequence CGCTGGCTGGCGGCAGGCGGCCACCTGGCCCCCGCCCGGGCAGGCGTGTCCCCGGCAAACCCGGCAACAGGCTCCGCCCTGCGCCAACTGGCCCTCCAACTCCTGGACGAACTAAGCCCCTTCACCCCGTCCCCCGGGCTCCCCACCAGCCCAAACGCAACGCCCCCCACCCACCTCGCACCCGGGTTCCCCACCCACCCAAACAACGAACTCAGCCCCTCCACCCCGACACCCGAGCCCCCCACCAACCCAGACCCAACGCCCCCCACCCATCCGACGCCTGCGCTCCCCACCCGCCCAGCACCTGGACTCCCCTCCCGCCCGGACGCTGCGTCCTCCACCCACCCCGACCCTGAACTCCCCACCCATCCAGGCTTTGATCATTCAGCCCGTCCGGCGTTTGAGGACAGAGGCCGAAGGCCGATCCGGGGGCTAGGGGCGAAGCCCCAGGCTTCGCAGAATTTCGGGAAGGGGCGGGGTGGGGAAGAAGACCTCCAGCACCGCCTCCACGCATCCTGGCTGGGCCGAGCCGCAGGCTGCCTCCTGGGCAAGCCAGTGGAAAAGCTCCCCCTACAAGGCATCCGCCAAATCGCCCAAGCCACCGGCAACTGGCCCCTGACCACGTACTTCACCGCCCGGGGCCTACCCGACGAACTACACACGACCTATCCCTGGAACCGCCGGAGCGCAACCACCTCCCTCGCCGAGAACATCGACGGCATGCCGGAGGACGACGACCTCAACTACCCCCTCCTGAACCTGCTCCTCCTCCAACGCCACGGAAGGCACTTCCGCACCACAGACGTGGCCAAGCTCTGGCTCGACGAACTCCCGGCAGGCCGCACCTTCACCGCCGAACGCATCGCGTACCGCAACCTCCTCCAGGGCCTGGAACCACCCCACACGGCCCGCCACCACAACCCCTTCCGCGAATGGATCGGCGCCCTGATCAGAGCGGACATCCACGGCTGGACCAACCCGGGCGCCCCGGCCGAGGCCGCCGAACAGGCCGCCCGGGACGCCGAACTCACCCACACCGCCAACGGCGTGTACGGCGCCATGTTCGCGGCGGCCGCCATCGCCGAAGCGGCGACCGGATCAGCCGATGTGCACCAGGCCCTCCAAGCAGGCCTCGCCGAGATCCCACCCGACTCCCGCCTCGCCCGAGCCATCCGCCACGCCATCCAACTCGCCGGACAGCACCGGGACTTCACCACGGTCGTCGACGTACTGCACGAAACCCACGGCGACTACCACTGGGTCCACGTCATCCCCAACGCCGCCCTGCTCGCCGCCGCCCTCACCCACGCCGACGGCGACTTCTCCGGCTCCCTCACCCGCGCGGTCTCCGGCGGCTGGGACACCGACTCGAACGGCGCGACCGCCGGCTCCCTCGCGGGCCTGCTCGCCGGCCACCCCGACGCACTCGGCGAGCAGTGGACGGCCCCGCTGAAGAACCGCCTCGCCACCTCCGTCGCCGACTTCGACGGCATCGGCTTCGACACCCTCGCCCAGCTCACCCTCCGGGAGGCGCTCCGCCCATGA